One Blastopirellula marina genomic window carries:
- a CDS encoding glycosyltransferase — translation MPDDQPSEPLKIVIVTTELGMGGAERCVANLACRLNPQKYEVQVVALSSPPEAPRDGLVQQLREAGITLTFLNCRRSWELFSAVSQLRRIVQDTQPAVVWSFLFHANVVSTWATRGIRIRQLQSLRVIEQGTWRRKLQSLVAAKADRVLCVSEGVKIFAEQTLKIPVSKLQVIPNGIDLQEIRPSAYWPPEKRAYRVLAVGRLEQQKGFDWLIQCLAPILREKPEWELVILGDGSLRASLTTQIEAEGLEKSIRLPGWQSDLATWFFQSEIYVLSSRWEGMPNTLIEAMARGLPVVATDVEGVRELLPGSLSEQIVRIHEPLPAEALLRRLIENPPLRQQFGEANRQQIETHFSLHQMVQHYEAMLDDLLSREEQQR, via the coding sequence ATGCCTGACGACCAGCCCAGCGAGCCTCTGAAAATCGTGATCGTTACCACCGAACTGGGGATGGGTGGGGCCGAACGATGTGTGGCCAACCTGGCATGTCGCTTGAACCCGCAAAAATACGAGGTTCAAGTCGTCGCGTTATCTTCCCCGCCAGAAGCCCCACGCGACGGGCTGGTGCAGCAGCTTCGCGAAGCGGGCATCACGCTCACGTTTTTGAACTGTCGCCGCAGTTGGGAGCTATTCTCGGCCGTTTCGCAATTACGCCGCATCGTGCAGGACACCCAGCCAGCGGTTGTGTGGAGCTTTCTGTTTCACGCCAACGTCGTCTCGACCTGGGCAACGCGGGGGATTCGCATACGGCAGCTGCAATCGCTACGGGTGATCGAACAAGGCACATGGCGGCGAAAACTGCAGTCGTTGGTCGCGGCCAAAGCGGATCGCGTGTTGTGCGTCAGCGAGGGGGTCAAGATTTTTGCGGAACAAACGTTAAAAATTCCCGTCTCGAAACTGCAAGTTATCCCCAATGGAATCGACCTCCAAGAGATCCGACCCAGTGCGTACTGGCCGCCTGAGAAAAGGGCGTATCGCGTTCTGGCCGTCGGCCGACTCGAGCAGCAAAAAGGCTTTGATTGGCTCATCCAGTGCCTCGCACCGATCTTGCGCGAGAAACCAGAGTGGGAGTTGGTAATTCTCGGGGATGGATCGCTACGAGCGTCGCTGACGACCCAGATCGAAGCGGAAGGGTTGGAAAAATCGATTCGGCTGCCAGGTTGGCAAAGCGATCTAGCAACATGGTTCTTCCAGAGCGAGATTTACGTGCTGAGCTCCCGCTGGGAAGGAATGCCCAACACCTTAATCGAAGCGATGGCCCGTGGTCTTCCCGTCGTTGCGACCGATGTGGAGGGGGTTCGAGAGCTCCTTCCCGGCAGCTTGAGCGAGCAAATCGTTCGCATCCACGAACCTTTACCGGCGGAAGCCTTGCTGCGGCGTTTGATCGAAAATCCACCTCTTCGGCAGCAATTTGGCGAAGCGAACCGCCAACAGATCGAAACGCACTTCTCTCTTCACCAAATGGTGCAGCATTACGAGGCCATGCTAGACGACCTACTCTCGCGCGAAGAACAGCAACGCTAG
- a CDS encoding PSD1 and planctomycete cytochrome C domain-containing protein, with the protein MALIRVRPLVALAVIGCLSAFSPRAAQAETNSASAPQFDASQLEYFEKHVRPILVQRCYECHGPDAETPGGGLYLTSRSAILEGGDSGASIVPGKADESPLIEAIHYDGIYQMPPKSRMPDDEIAKLEQWVNSGAAWPAEDEANTPKKQTFDIEQRKAEHWAWQPVRRPEVPVVKEGAWAKDSLDHFILAKLEEANLTPNSPAEKTTLLRRIYFDLTGLPPTPQQVETFLSDESPDAFAKVVDQLLASPRFGEQWGRHWLDLVRYAESRGHEFDYDIPNAYEYRDYVIRALNQDVPYNQLVIEHIAGDLLENPRRNTESGFNEAVIGTGFWHMGDWVHSPVDIRKDETDRFDNMLDVMNKAFLGLTVTCARCHDHKFDAISQADYYAQMGFLQSSSYRQVRFESEEHNAKIAAALAKLEAETNQQAANLLTTQFDEAVPAIEADLVAGKSKWSDTLVEAAADAKHPLYWWNRYLAAAPESRTAEVATAQARVSAEQETIANANVQVINDFANLPEGEWRTDGGVYGTGPRSAGQLQWDGDASPGVRLASAAVFDTRWEPLQLQSGVQDDFGRIRNWNRAGRTLKSRSFPLKDGRVHYLVKGSGRAFAVVDSHRLVNGPLHGVVTMEWNVPVDEEARWITQNLSDYRGHATHVEFSPIDGKPMEVLMVVEGEAAPPTLSDEAEIAAAFVRAVEGKGELPASVAFVEALRAALAGNSDPHLKAWLLSHWEMIVPGQKSPLEDVAKTYAEKSQQLLGQVKWRSRTAPGMWDNSAEQEHLLIRGNARNPADPVERRLLTVLEQSPTQFDSHGSGRLELARQMMDPTNPFASRVAVNRIWHYLMGRGIVRSVDNFGVLGEEPTHPELLDYLASEFVENGWSLKKMIRRVVLSQTYQMSSLELDPAETADPKNDLFHRAQVKRLGGEAIRDSLLMVSGSLDETMFGPSVKVYLTSFMQGRGRPGNSGPLDGAGRRSIYLEIRRNFLSPMMLAFDTPQPITTIGRRNQSNVPAQSLIMLNDPFVIEQCELWAKRAIAETPDNADLRFERMVEQAFSRKPTDAERVLADQFLTSHSQTLQIEPQQRLVSVELWRDLAHVLVNAKPFIFVR; encoded by the coding sequence ATGGCTCTCATCCGTGTCCGCCCACTTGTTGCGCTCGCTGTGATCGGCTGCTTGTCGGCATTCAGTCCGCGCGCCGCCCAGGCGGAAACCAACTCAGCTTCTGCTCCCCAGTTCGATGCTAGTCAGCTCGAATACTTTGAGAAACATGTTCGTCCCATTCTCGTCCAGCGCTGTTACGAGTGCCACGGTCCCGATGCCGAGACCCCAGGTGGCGGTCTCTATCTGACTTCTCGTTCCGCGATTTTGGAAGGTGGAGACAGCGGGGCTTCCATCGTTCCCGGCAAGGCAGACGAAAGCCCACTGATCGAAGCGATCCATTATGACGGTATCTATCAGATGCCTCCTAAGTCGCGAATGCCGGACGACGAAATCGCCAAGCTCGAACAATGGGTCAACAGCGGAGCCGCCTGGCCCGCGGAAGACGAAGCAAACACGCCCAAGAAACAGACGTTTGACATCGAGCAGCGTAAGGCCGAGCATTGGGCCTGGCAGCCAGTTCGTCGTCCGGAAGTTCCCGTGGTGAAGGAAGGAGCTTGGGCGAAAGACTCGCTCGATCACTTCATTCTCGCCAAGTTGGAAGAAGCCAATCTGACGCCGAATTCACCCGCCGAGAAAACGACCCTGCTGCGTCGAATCTATTTCGATCTCACCGGACTACCGCCGACGCCGCAACAAGTGGAAACGTTCCTCAGTGACGAGTCACCCGATGCGTTTGCCAAGGTGGTCGATCAACTGTTGGCTTCTCCCCGCTTTGGCGAACAGTGGGGACGCCACTGGCTCGACCTGGTCCGCTACGCCGAATCGCGCGGGCACGAATTCGATTACGACATTCCCAACGCCTACGAATACCGCGACTACGTTATCCGCGCGCTGAATCAGGACGTGCCGTACAACCAGCTTGTCATCGAGCACATCGCCGGTGACCTGCTCGAGAATCCACGTAGGAACACGGAGAGCGGCTTCAACGAAGCGGTGATCGGCACGGGATTCTGGCACATGGGTGACTGGGTGCACTCGCCGGTTGACATCCGCAAGGACGAAACCGATCGCTTTGACAACATGCTCGACGTCATGAACAAGGCGTTCCTGGGGCTGACGGTAACCTGTGCTCGCTGCCACGATCACAAATTCGACGCGATCTCGCAGGCTGATTACTACGCGCAGATGGGCTTCCTGCAAAGTTCGTCTTATCGGCAAGTCCGCTTCGAGAGCGAAGAGCACAATGCTAAAATCGCGGCCGCGTTGGCCAAGCTCGAAGCGGAAACCAACCAGCAAGCTGCTAACTTGCTGACGACCCAGTTCGACGAAGCGGTTCCAGCGATCGAAGCCGACCTGGTCGCCGGCAAGTCGAAATGGTCCGACACGCTGGTCGAAGCGGCAGCGGACGCCAAGCATCCGCTTTACTGGTGGAATCGCTATCTCGCGGCGGCTCCAGAAAGCCGAACCGCCGAGGTCGCAACCGCGCAGGCCCGTGTATCTGCCGAACAGGAAACCATTGCGAATGCGAACGTGCAAGTCATCAACGACTTCGCCAATTTGCCGGAAGGAGAATGGCGAACCGACGGCGGCGTGTACGGCACGGGGCCGCGATCTGCCGGCCAACTGCAGTGGGACGGCGACGCCAGTCCAGGCGTGCGACTCGCTTCCGCCGCAGTCTTCGACACACGCTGGGAACCGCTGCAACTGCAAAGCGGTGTGCAGGACGACTTCGGACGGATTCGCAATTGGAACCGCGCCGGACGAACGCTCAAGTCACGATCGTTCCCACTGAAAGATGGACGGGTGCACTACCTGGTGAAAGGATCGGGGCGTGCGTTTGCCGTGGTCGATTCGCATCGCCTGGTGAACGGCCCGCTGCACGGCGTGGTGACGATGGAATGGAACGTACCCGTCGATGAGGAAGCACGTTGGATCACGCAAAACCTGAGCGACTATCGCGGCCATGCTACGCACGTCGAGTTCTCGCCGATCGATGGCAAGCCGATGGAAGTGTTAATGGTAGTCGAAGGGGAAGCGGCCCCGCCCACGTTATCTGATGAAGCAGAAATCGCCGCGGCCTTTGTCCGCGCCGTGGAAGGAAAGGGGGAACTGCCCGCCAGTGTGGCTTTCGTCGAAGCGCTGCGTGCCGCCCTGGCCGGAAATAGCGATCCACACCTCAAAGCCTGGCTACTCAGTCACTGGGAAATGATCGTTCCTGGGCAGAAGTCACCCTTGGAAGACGTAGCGAAAACTTACGCGGAGAAGTCGCAGCAATTGCTCGGTCAGGTGAAGTGGCGTTCTCGCACCGCGCCTGGCATGTGGGACAACTCGGCCGAACAAGAGCATCTGTTGATTCGCGGTAACGCCCGCAATCCGGCCGATCCGGTCGAGCGACGCTTGCTCACCGTTTTGGAGCAGTCGCCCACGCAGTTCGATTCGCATGGCAGTGGTCGCCTGGAACTCGCTCGCCAGATGATGGATCCCACCAACCCTTTCGCTTCGCGTGTCGCCGTGAATCGCATCTGGCACTACCTGATGGGGCGCGGTATCGTCCGCTCGGTCGACAACTTCGGTGTCCTCGGGGAAGAACCGACGCATCCCGAACTGCTCGATTACCTGGCCAGCGAATTCGTCGAGAACGGCTGGTCGCTGAAAAAAATGATTCGCCGCGTCGTCCTTTCACAAACCTACCAGATGTCCTCGCTGGAACTCGATCCGGCCGAGACGGCGGATCCGAAGAACGATCTATTTCACCGTGCTCAAGTGAAGCGTCTTGGGGGCGAAGCGATTCGCGATAGTCTGCTGATGGTCAGTGGTTCGTTGGACGAAACGATGTTTGGCCCGAGCGTCAAAGTTTATCTCACTTCGTTCATGCAAGGTCGCGGCCGGCCTGGTAACAGTGGACCGCTGGACGGGGCAGGGCGGCGCAGTATTTATCTTGAGATCCGTCGTAACTTCCTCTCGCCCATGATGCTGGCCTTCGACACGCCGCAGCCGATCACCACGATCGGACGCCGAAATCAATCGAACGTGCCGGCCCAGTCGTTGATTATGCTGAACGATCCTTTCGTGATCGAGCAGTGCGAACTGTGGGCCAAGCGGGCCATCGCCGAAACGCCCGACAATGCCGATCTACGCTTCGAGCGCATGGTCGAACAGGCGTTCTCGCGCAAGCCAACCGATGCCGAGCGAGTACTGGCCGACCAATTCCTCACTTCGCATTCGCAGACCTTGCAGATCGAACCGCAACAACGGTTGGTCTCGGTCGAGTTGTGGCGGGATCTGGCCCACGTGCTGGTCAACGCCAAACCATTCATTTTCGTTCGTTAA
- a CDS encoding DUF1501 domain-containing protein, whose product MLTSAACGFGSLALNWMLQRDAAASDKLGLLGSPHASPKVKSVIFLYMDGGPSQVDTFDPKPLLKKYDGQPFPAETEPTQFNNLGGTLASPWNFKQHGESGIPVSDLFPNVAKHVDDLAVIRSMTSNFSEHTTANYFLHTGSGLQGRPSMGAWTTYGLGSENDNLPGFVVLNGGLIPPGGLDNFNSGFLPAAFQGSIFAASDTPVANIKSRDKSPAAQRSKLDLLDKLDQLTLDKVGRNDQMESAIANYELAYRMQSAVPDLMDLRDETPGTLEEYGLNHSYEHTKTFGRLCLLSRRLVERGVRFVELTVPHVGHDRWDQHSNLKDGHEKNCLAVDQPIAALLADLKRRGMLDSTLVVWGGEFGRTPFAQGKNGRDHNPYGFSMWLAGGGVKGGTIYGQTDEFGYKVLENRVEMHDLHATILHLLGVDHKRLTFRFSGRDMRLTDVHGHILHDILA is encoded by the coding sequence CTGCTGACCAGCGCTGCGTGCGGCTTTGGTTCGTTGGCGTTGAACTGGATGCTGCAACGCGATGCGGCTGCTTCCGACAAGCTGGGTCTGTTGGGTTCTCCCCATGCCAGCCCTAAAGTAAAGAGCGTGATCTTCCTGTACATGGACGGTGGTCCATCGCAGGTCGATACGTTTGACCCGAAGCCGCTGTTGAAAAAGTACGACGGACAGCCATTCCCAGCCGAAACCGAGCCAACTCAGTTCAACAATCTGGGCGGCACGCTGGCCAGTCCGTGGAACTTCAAGCAGCACGGCGAAAGCGGTATCCCAGTAAGTGACTTGTTTCCCAACGTGGCGAAGCATGTCGATGACTTGGCCGTGATTCGTTCGATGACCTCGAACTTTTCGGAGCACACGACCGCCAACTACTTCCTGCATACCGGCAGTGGCTTGCAGGGCCGTCCCAGCATGGGTGCCTGGACAACCTACGGACTGGGAAGCGAAAACGACAATTTGCCTGGCTTCGTCGTCCTGAACGGCGGTCTGATTCCACCGGGTGGACTCGATAACTTCAACAGCGGTTTTCTACCAGCTGCGTTCCAAGGATCAATCTTCGCTGCCAGCGATACGCCGGTGGCCAACATCAAGTCACGCGATAAGAGTCCCGCTGCCCAACGCAGTAAGTTGGACCTGCTTGATAAGCTCGATCAGCTGACGCTCGACAAAGTCGGCCGCAACGATCAAATGGAATCGGCAATCGCCAACTACGAACTTGCCTACCGCATGCAATCGGCCGTGCCCGACCTGATGGACCTGCGTGACGAAACGCCAGGGACGCTGGAAGAGTACGGCTTGAACCACTCGTACGAGCACACCAAGACCTTCGGTCGGCTCTGTTTGCTTTCGCGGCGCCTGGTCGAGCGAGGCGTTCGCTTCGTCGAGCTAACCGTTCCGCACGTGGGTCACGATCGCTGGGACCAGCACAGTAACCTGAAGGACGGGCACGAAAAGAACTGCCTGGCCGTCGACCAACCGATTGCCGCCTTGCTGGCCGATTTGAAGCGACGCGGGATGCTCGATTCGACTTTAGTGGTCTGGGGTGGCGAGTTCGGCCGGACACCGTTCGCCCAAGGAAAGAATGGCCGCGATCACAATCCGTACGGGTTCAGCATGTGGCTGGCCGGCGGGGGCGTGAAAGGGGGCACGATCTACGGCCAGACCGACGAGTTCGGCTACAAGGTGCTTGAGAACCGGGTCGAGATGCACGACCTCCACGCCACGATCCTGCACCTTCTGGGCGTTGACCACAAACGCCTCACATTCCGCTTCAGTGGCCGCGACATGCGATTGACCGACGTCCACGGCCACATCCTGCACGATATCTTGGCTTAA
- a CDS encoding phosphoesterase has product MSVAEVEQVLVVPTEKFHEIGKFQGFSNHVDHYLDQLLTPEQMSFKPRDVMEQSPEFKQLIPYVIFEYQDDQGTKHVFQYVRGKGQGEARLHSKRSVGIGGHVSSDDAPGNMEDPFLEGMRRELAEEVTFSAPHVMTCAGLINDDESEVGRVHLGVVYLCKIERPEVMPNEEDILDAGFRPVNDMLGRLEEFETWSSICLQAIYGD; this is encoded by the coding sequence ATGAGCGTAGCAGAAGTCGAACAAGTGCTGGTCGTCCCGACCGAGAAGTTCCATGAGATTGGTAAGTTTCAGGGCTTCAGCAATCACGTCGACCACTATTTGGACCAACTGCTAACGCCAGAGCAAATGAGCTTCAAACCTCGCGACGTCATGGAACAGTCGCCTGAGTTCAAGCAGCTCATCCCTTACGTGATCTTCGAATACCAAGACGATCAGGGGACCAAGCACGTCTTTCAGTACGTCCGCGGCAAGGGCCAGGGAGAAGCTCGCCTGCACAGCAAGCGAAGCGTTGGCATCGGCGGGCATGTTTCGTCAGACGACGCCCCCGGCAACATGGAAGATCCTTTCCTGGAAGGGATGCGTCGCGAGCTGGCCGAAGAGGTCACCTTCAGCGCCCCCCATGTGATGACCTGTGCCGGGCTGATCAACGACGACGAAAGCGAAGTCGGCCGCGTCCACCTCGGCGTGGTTTACCTGTGCAAGATCGAACGCCCCGAAGTGATGCCCAACGAAGAAGATATCCTCGACGCCGGCTTCCGCCCGGTGAACGACATGCTGGGCCGTTTGGAAGAATTCGAAACCTGGTCGAGCATCTGCCTGCAGGCGATTTACGGCGACTAA
- a CDS encoding HesB/IscA family protein, which produces MAVVITEKAADEVKRILDDQKHESDTKLRIGIAAGGCSGFSYSLTLTQDFDEEKDTKYDYHGVQVVVDKKHALYLDGTTVDFYDGIDRRGFAFNNPNATRSCGCGQSFQA; this is translated from the coding sequence ATGGCAGTCGTCATCACCGAAAAAGCGGCCGACGAAGTCAAGCGAATCCTGGATGATCAGAAGCACGAAAGCGACACCAAGCTGCGCATTGGAATTGCTGCCGGTGGTTGCAGTGGTTTCTCTTACAGCTTGACGCTGACCCAAGACTTCGACGAAGAAAAAGATACGAAGTACGACTATCACGGCGTTCAAGTCGTGGTCGACAAGAAGCATGCCCTCTACCTGGACGGCACCACGGTCGACTTCTACGACGGTATCGATCGTCGCGGCTTCGCCTTCAACAATCCGAACGCGACCCGCAGCTGCGGTTGCGGGCAATCGTTCCAGGCCTAA
- the queA gene encoding tRNA preQ1(34) S-adenosylmethionine ribosyltransferase-isomerase QueA: MTNIDQYDYHLPSDLIAQQPLEKRTDSRLLVVNRQTQEISHQHIRDLPELLDAGDCLVLNNTKVVPARLMGRRSMTGGRWQGLFIETDANGNWLILAKTRGKIQPGERVVLENRETREDVELELLANLGGGQWAVKPLSDEPPFDILERVGRVPLPHYIRGGEMMPEDWKQYQTVFAETPGAVAAPTAGLHFTHELLNKMAAQGVEREFVTLHVGMGTFRPIGVDDIEQHEMHYEFGEITQDTVDKLAAVKAKGGRVVSVGTTATRVLETAAADGELKPWSGKTNLFIRPPYEFKAVDALLTNFHLPKSTLLILVRTFGGDELLRQAYREAIKEEYRFYSYGDAMLIL; encoded by the coding sequence ATGACCAATATCGACCAGTACGACTACCATCTTCCTTCCGATTTGATTGCGCAGCAACCATTGGAAAAAAGGACCGATTCGCGCCTGCTGGTAGTCAATCGTCAGACACAGGAAATCTCGCATCAACATATCCGCGATCTGCCGGAACTGTTGGATGCCGGCGATTGCCTGGTGCTGAACAACACCAAGGTGGTTCCGGCCCGGCTGATGGGACGGCGTTCGATGACCGGCGGTCGCTGGCAAGGACTATTCATCGAAACCGATGCCAACGGCAATTGGCTGATCCTGGCCAAAACACGTGGCAAGATCCAACCTGGCGAGCGGGTCGTGCTCGAGAATCGCGAAACCCGCGAAGATGTCGAGCTCGAATTGCTGGCCAACTTGGGGGGCGGCCAATGGGCCGTGAAACCGCTGAGTGATGAGCCACCGTTCGATATTTTGGAACGTGTCGGTCGGGTTCCGTTGCCACACTACATTCGTGGCGGCGAGATGATGCCGGAAGACTGGAAGCAGTACCAAACCGTCTTTGCCGAAACGCCGGGCGCGGTGGCTGCCCCAACCGCTGGCTTGCACTTCACGCACGAACTTTTGAACAAGATGGCGGCCCAGGGAGTCGAGCGAGAGTTCGTAACGCTGCACGTCGGGATGGGAACGTTCCGCCCGATTGGTGTCGACGACATCGAACAGCACGAGATGCACTACGAGTTCGGCGAGATTACCCAAGATACAGTCGACAAATTGGCCGCGGTGAAGGCCAAGGGAGGCCGCGTCGTCTCGGTTGGAACGACCGCGACACGTGTACTTGAAACGGCGGCCGCCGATGGCGAACTCAAACCATGGAGCGGAAAGACGAACCTCTTCATTCGCCCCCCGTACGAGTTTAAAGCAGTCGACGCTCTGCTGACCAATTTCCACCTGCCGAAGTCGACGCTGCTGATTTTGGTACGTACCTTTGGCGGGGACGAATTGCTCCGTCAAGCTTACCGCGAAGCGATCAAAGAAGAGTACCGTTTCTACAGTTACGGCGATGCGATGCTCATTCTTTAG
- the rsmH gene encoding 16S rRNA (cytosine(1402)-N(4))-methyltransferase RsmH, producing MAPPTIHVPVLPAEVLHWLDPQPGKLLVDGTLGGGGHTRMMSERVGDEGCVISVDRDVIALQRAEETLAGLPVKIAHANFVEIPKILDSLGIDKVDGILLDLGLSSDQLADDDRGFSFESEGPLDLRFDARDKKTAADLVNHLQEKDLADLIYQNGEERLSRRIARKICHVRKETPFITAKQLADVICSCYPHTAGSGRGRIHPATRTFQALRIAVNRELSSLETALETLPDRLKPGGRLAIISFHSLEDRPVKQAFLDDPRLNRLTKKPVTAGDEEIAANPRSRTAKLRVAERVG from the coding sequence ATGGCTCCTCCGACCATTCATGTTCCCGTTTTGCCCGCCGAGGTGCTTCATTGGCTCGATCCTCAGCCAGGCAAGCTACTCGTTGATGGGACGCTTGGTGGCGGCGGTCACACACGAATGATGTCCGAGCGTGTGGGGGATGAAGGTTGTGTGATTTCGGTCGATCGCGATGTGATTGCTCTCCAACGCGCCGAAGAGACACTGGCCGGCTTGCCTGTGAAAATCGCCCACGCCAACTTTGTCGAGATTCCCAAGATTCTCGACTCGCTGGGGATCGATAAGGTCGACGGCATTCTGCTCGATCTGGGCCTTTCCAGTGACCAACTAGCCGACGACGACCGCGGTTTCAGCTTTGAATCGGAAGGCCCGCTCGATTTGCGTTTCGATGCCCGCGACAAAAAAACGGCTGCCGACCTGGTCAATCACTTGCAGGAAAAAGACCTGGCCGATTTGATCTACCAGAACGGCGAGGAACGACTCAGCCGACGTATCGCCCGGAAGATTTGTCACGTGCGAAAGGAAACTCCCTTCATCACGGCCAAGCAGTTGGCGGACGTCATCTGCAGCTGCTACCCCCACACGGCTGGCAGCGGGCGAGGCCGAATCCATCCGGCAACGCGTACCTTCCAGGCATTGCGGATTGCGGTGAACCGGGAATTGTCTTCACTGGAAACGGCGTTGGAAACATTGCCCGACCGTTTGAAGCCGGGTGGCCGCCTGGCGATCATCAGCTTTCATTCGCTGGAAGATCGCCCGGTGAAGCAAGCCTTCCTCGACGATCCGCGTCTCAACCGTTTAACGAAAAAGCCCGTCACGGCCGGCGACGAAGAGATCGCCGCCAATCCTCGTAGCCGCACGGCAAAGCTCCGTGTTGCCGAGCGGGTTGGCTAG
- a CDS encoding cysteine desulfurase family protein has product MPPIYFDNHATTKVDPRVVEAMLPTFGETYGNPSSVGHLFGEAAKELVEESQQTIAAAIRADAKEIVFTSGATESNNLAISGVLTQRRRRGDHVITVTTEHKAVLDPLEQLEQRGYEVTRLEPRQAGDPLAGQLDIDQVAAAIRPDTSLVSIMLANNEIGVIQPLAEIGQLCKQQGVLLHCDATQAVGKIPVDVQQLGVDLMSFSAHKIYGPKGSGGLYVRKEGPRVRLQPSIFGGGQQRGVRSGTLNVTGIVGLAEAVRLGVTEMEVEAERLRELRAKLWSGLCERISGLHLNGPDLSQDEARLAGNLNFAVEQVDGEALMMNVREIAVSSGAACTSANPQPSHVLRAIGLSEDLTRSSLRFGLGRFNTAQEVEFAVDVVASAVDKLRKLIA; this is encoded by the coding sequence ATGCCTCCCATCTACTTCGACAATCACGCCACCACCAAGGTCGATCCCCGGGTCGTCGAGGCGATGCTGCCGACGTTCGGCGAAACGTATGGTAATCCGTCGAGCGTGGGGCATTTGTTTGGCGAGGCGGCGAAAGAACTAGTCGAGGAATCGCAGCAAACGATTGCCGCAGCGATTCGGGCGGATGCGAAAGAGATTGTCTTCACCAGCGGGGCGACTGAGAGCAACAATCTGGCGATCAGTGGCGTGCTGACGCAGCGTCGGCGACGCGGCGATCACGTGATTACCGTCACGACCGAGCACAAAGCGGTGCTCGATCCTTTGGAGCAGTTGGAACAGCGCGGATACGAAGTCACACGGCTCGAGCCTCGTCAGGCAGGCGATCCTTTAGCCGGGCAGCTTGATATCGATCAGGTTGCCGCAGCAATTCGCCCTGACACGTCGCTGGTTTCGATTATGTTGGCCAACAACGAAATTGGCGTGATCCAGCCACTGGCCGAGATTGGTCAGCTCTGCAAACAGCAAGGTGTCCTCCTGCACTGCGACGCGACCCAAGCCGTGGGTAAGATCCCCGTCGACGTACAGCAGCTAGGTGTCGACCTGATGAGCTTCTCGGCCCACAAGATTTACGGCCCCAAGGGAAGTGGCGGGCTGTATGTTCGCAAAGAAGGCCCTCGTGTCCGGCTGCAGCCCAGCATCTTTGGTGGCGGCCAGCAACGGGGCGTTCGTAGTGGGACACTGAACGTGACCGGAATTGTCGGCTTGGCGGAAGCAGTTCGCCTGGGTGTGACCGAAATGGAAGTCGAGGCCGAACGTCTACGTGAACTTCGTGCGAAGTTGTGGAGTGGTCTCTGTGAGCGGATCAGCGGCTTACACCTTAACGGCCCCGACCTATCGCAGGACGAGGCCCGCCTGGCTGGCAATTTGAATTTCGCGGTCGAGCAGGTCGACGGCGAAGCGTTGATGATGAATGTCCGCGAGATCGCCGTTTCCAGCGGCGCGGCATGCACATCGGCCAACCCTCAGCCCAGCCACGTGTTACGAGCAATCGGTTTGTCCGAGGACCTGACCCGAAGCAGCCTTCGATTTGGTCTGGGGCGGTTCAACACAGCCCAGGAAGTGGAGTTTGCCGTTGACGTTGTCGCCTCGGCGGTCGATAAACTAAGGAAATTGATCGCCTGA